A single region of the Candidatus Binatia bacterium genome encodes:
- a CDS encoding Zn-dependent alcohol dehydrogenase gives MKAAILPAYNEPLEIVDIQIDKPGPGEVLLRTAASGVCHSDLHCVDGSLPVPCPCVLGHEPAGVVEQVGENVTYVKPGDRVIACLSIFCGTCEYCVTGRPNLCGGTTLDRTADQPPRLSHDGTPLYQMAQLGSFAEQMLVPENALVKVRDEIPLDRAALIGCGVTTGLGAALNTARVEAGSRCVIIGAGGVGLSILQGCRIAGAGQIIVVDTQPWKLELAKQMGATHAINAASDNPVLAVQELTEGGAHYAFEAIGLKATIRQAFDMTRKGGATVVVGVVKIGENLELPGLDFVLAEKRVLGSMMGSNSFRVDMPRFVDFYLNGQLKLDEMISARRPLEEINVCFDEMKKGAVARSVIVFD, from the coding sequence ATGAAAGCTGCCATCCTGCCTGCCTACAACGAGCCCCTCGAGATCGTCGACATCCAGATCGACAAGCCGGGGCCGGGTGAAGTCCTCTTGCGCACCGCTGCCAGCGGCGTGTGCCACAGCGATCTTCACTGCGTCGACGGATCGTTACCGGTGCCCTGCCCCTGCGTGCTCGGCCACGAGCCCGCAGGTGTCGTGGAACAGGTCGGAGAGAACGTCACCTACGTGAAGCCCGGTGACCGCGTCATCGCGTGTCTATCGATCTTCTGCGGAACTTGCGAGTACTGCGTCACCGGGCGCCCCAATCTCTGCGGCGGCACGACGCTCGATCGCACGGCGGACCAACCGCCCCGCCTCTCCCACGACGGCACGCCGCTGTACCAGATGGCCCAGCTCGGGTCCTTCGCCGAGCAGATGCTCGTTCCCGAGAACGCGCTCGTGAAGGTCCGCGATGAGATCCCTCTCGACCGAGCGGCTCTCATCGGCTGCGGCGTCACCACCGGACTCGGCGCCGCCCTCAACACCGCGCGCGTCGAAGCGGGTTCGAGGTGCGTGATCATCGGAGCCGGCGGCGTCGGGCTGAGCATCCTGCAGGGGTGCCGAATCGCCGGTGCCGGACAGATCATCGTCGTCGACACGCAGCCGTGGAAGTTGGAACTAGCCAAACAGATGGGGGCCACGCACGCGATCAATGCCGCGAGCGACAATCCCGTCCTCGCCGTCCAGGAGCTCACCGAGGGAGGCGCGCACTACGCGTTCGAGGCAATTGGCCTGAAGGCGACGATCCGACAGGCATTCGACATGACCCGCAAGGGCGGCGCGACCGTCGTCGTGGGCGTCGTCAAGATCGGCGAGAACCTCGAGCTGCCCGGGCTCGACTTCGTTCTCGCCGAAAAGCGTGTCCTCGGCTCGATGATGGGCTCGAACTCCTTCCGCGTCGACATGCCTCGCTTCGTCGACTTCTACCTGAACGGTCAGCTGAAGCTCGATGAGATGATCTCGGCTCGCCGTCCCCTGGAGGAGATCAACGTGTGCTTCGACGAGATGAAGAAGGGCGCGGTCGCCCGCAGCGTCATCGTGTTCGATTGA
- a CDS encoding lipid-binding SYLF domain-containing protein has translation MNTAARKWTSFVVGSGMVLLTVTGAVAKDEIELQTEVDQARTILKGFQSIPEKGIPDAVLRNCKGLAFLTVLRAGFIISGSGGKGVVVAKNDDGTWTGPSFIGTGGAGFGFQIGAQVSEFVMVLNTPEAVQAFAKGGNVSVGAQVSAAAGPVGRSLGAEVMPQAAVYTYSRAQGLFGGVSLDGTVIATRKEANTEYYGKKVSAKAVLVGEVPAPAGADALRADLAKVTAAAKAK, from the coding sequence ATGAACACGGCTGCACGGAAATGGACCTCGTTCGTGGTGGGGTCGGGCATGGTGCTGCTCACGGTGACGGGCGCGGTTGCCAAGGATGAGATCGAACTCCAGACGGAAGTCGATCAGGCGAGAACGATTCTCAAAGGCTTCCAGTCGATTCCCGAGAAGGGGATCCCGGACGCGGTTCTGCGCAACTGCAAAGGGCTCGCTTTCCTCACGGTGCTACGCGCGGGGTTCATCATCAGCGGGTCGGGCGGTAAGGGGGTCGTCGTGGCCAAGAACGACGACGGTACCTGGACGGGTCCGTCCTTCATCGGGACCGGCGGCGCGGGCTTCGGCTTCCAGATCGGCGCTCAGGTGAGCGAGTTCGTCATGGTCCTGAACACCCCCGAGGCGGTCCAGGCGTTCGCCAAGGGCGGCAACGTTTCTGTTGGTGCGCAGGTGAGTGCGGCGGCCGGCCCGGTCGGGCGCAGCCTGGGTGCCGAGGTGATGCCGCAGGCGGCGGTCTACACCTACAGCCGCGCACAGGGCCTCTTCGGTGGGGTCTCCTTGGACGGAACGGTAATCGCAACGCGTAAGGAGGCGAACACCGAGTACTACGGCAAGAAGGTCTCGGCGAAGGCGGTCCTCGTCGGTGAGGTGCCGGCTCCGGCCGGGGCCGACGCACTCCGTGCGGACCTCGCGAAGGTGACCGCCGCCGCAAAAGCGAAGTAG
- a CDS encoding DUF922 domain-containing protein, with product MTRHAYPILVAAACLIAVPAGATAPLVRVDTDVREQYYDVYGTNADEVFASIQRQGLGGKAGLAASGLTESELSFGLSTATTSSSCRLVELNLRANVVVTLPKHAQPRHVDENTRRQWAAYEALIEFHEYRHVEIEFQGVQELQERFEHETIEATGASADTCNRFVERAIEEQAQLTRQRHDAFHAQESRAVRDAQAALLREIKTTDAELNRQKRELDRLEDQVAAYAEDRARYAAALDELAAHYGNTLPPFEFARAQELAAEVEVLTDQSNELVDTRNELVTRYNEKVGARAALATRLSWTR from the coding sequence ATGACTCGGCACGCTTACCCCATCCTCGTCGCAGCCGCGTGCCTGATTGCGGTTCCCGCGGGGGCCACCGCGCCGCTCGTTCGCGTCGATACGGACGTACGAGAGCAGTACTACGACGTTTACGGCACCAACGCCGACGAGGTCTTCGCGTCGATCCAGCGACAAGGCCTCGGAGGAAAGGCCGGGCTCGCGGCCAGCGGCCTCACCGAAAGCGAGCTCTCGTTCGGCCTCTCGACGGCCACCACATCCTCATCCTGCCGCCTCGTCGAGCTGAATCTACGCGCAAACGTCGTCGTCACGCTCCCCAAGCATGCCCAGCCTCGGCACGTCGACGAAAACACACGCCGCCAGTGGGCAGCCTACGAAGCCCTGATCGAGTTCCACGAGTACCGCCACGTCGAGATCGAGTTCCAGGGAGTGCAGGAGCTCCAAGAGCGCTTCGAACATGAGACGATCGAGGCCACCGGCGCCTCTGCCGATACATGCAACCGCTTCGTCGAGCGGGCCATCGAGGAACAAGCGCAGCTCACGCGACAACGGCACGACGCGTTCCATGCGCAAGAATCTCGTGCGGTCCGAGATGCGCAGGCCGCACTCCTGCGGGAGATCAAGACCACGGACGCCGAACTGAACCGCCAGAAGCGAGAACTCGACCGGCTGGAAGACCAGGTCGCGGCCTACGCGGAGGACCGCGCGCGGTACGCAGCCGCGCTCGACGAGTTGGCCGCACACTACGGCAACACGCTGCCGCCGTTCGAGTTCGCCCGTGCACAGGAACTCGCGGCCGAGGTGGAAGTGCTAACCGACCAGAGCAATGAGCTCGTCGATACCCGGAACGAGCTCGTGACTCGTTACAACGAAAAGGTCGGAGCTCGCGCGGCGCTCGCCACCCGCCTCTCCTGGACCCGTTAA
- a CDS encoding SDR family oxidoreductase — MDRLDGQVAIVSGSSSGIGERVAQDLAAAGAHIVVNSSNSVEAGEAIAKALPTESIYVRADISKEEDDKALVAAAVEKFGRLDILINNAGWTKRVPHDDLDALTNEILFKTIEVNVYGTWWLTRAAMSHLKKAEKGCVVNVSSVAGLRAIGSSTAYGMAKAAMNNLTMDLARNCKPVRVNAIAPGLVATPWTEDWADLHAGIAAIVPAGRSATPEDCSKAILTCVDNQYMTGQVLVVDGGTSLVL, encoded by the coding sequence ATGGACAGACTAGACGGACAGGTAGCAATCGTTTCCGGCTCTTCGAGCGGCATTGGCGAGCGCGTCGCACAAGATCTCGCCGCCGCCGGAGCCCACATCGTCGTGAACTCCTCGAATTCGGTCGAGGCCGGCGAGGCGATCGCGAAAGCACTCCCGACGGAGTCCATCTACGTCCGGGCCGACATCAGCAAGGAAGAGGACGACAAGGCACTCGTTGCCGCAGCCGTCGAGAAATTCGGGCGGCTGGACATCCTGATCAACAACGCTGGCTGGACGAAGCGCGTTCCCCACGATGATCTCGATGCCCTGACGAACGAGATCCTCTTCAAGACGATCGAGGTGAACGTCTACGGCACCTGGTGGCTCACCCGCGCCGCGATGTCGCATCTGAAAAAGGCCGAGAAGGGATGCGTAGTGAACGTGTCCTCTGTCGCCGGCTTGCGCGCCATCGGCAGCTCAACTGCCTACGGCATGGCCAAGGCTGCGATGAACAACCTCACGATGGACTTGGCACGCAACTGTAAGCCGGTCCGCGTGAACGCGATCGCGCCTGGCCTGGTCGCGACCCCCTGGACCGAGGACTGGGCCGACCTCCACGCCGGCATTGCGGCGATCGTCCCTGCCGGCCGCTCGGCAACGCCGGAGGATTGCTCGAAGGCGATCCTGACCTGCGTCGATAACCAGTACATGACCGGCCAGGTGCTCGTCGTGGACGGGGGAACGTCGCTGGTCCTCTGA
- a CDS encoding acyl-CoA dehydrogenase family protein, with the protein MDFDLPPELATYLETLDDFIEREIKPLEARDDNIRFFDHRREDARTDWDRGGLPNEGWEALLAEARRIADAAGHYRYPYPKKYGGQDGTNLGMAVIREHLATKGLGLHNDLQNEHSIVGNNVGFLLMLNYGSEKQKAEWIEGLLEGRMGFAFGITEPEHGSDATYMETHAVRDGDEWCINGEKTWNTGIHKAKYDLIFARTSGEAGDGLGITAFLVPTDAAGFKVEEMLWTFNMPTDHGHISMKDVRVPHDAIFGQEGRGLGVVQHFFNENRIRQAASSLGAAQFCINESVEYAKVRAPFGKPLATNQAIQFPLVELQTQCEMLRALVHKTAWGMDKDGAFSVSDKVSMCNYWANRLCCEAADRAMQVHGGLGYSRHKPFEHIYRHHRRYRITEGAEEIQMRRVAGYLFGFMKQRAPKGVVEG; encoded by the coding sequence ATGGATTTCGATCTCCCGCCTGAGCTCGCGACGTATCTGGAAACCCTGGACGATTTCATCGAGCGGGAGATCAAGCCGCTCGAGGCCCGGGACGACAACATCCGGTTCTTCGACCATCGCCGCGAGGACGCACGCACCGATTGGGACCGGGGTGGTCTGCCCAACGAAGGGTGGGAGGCGCTGCTGGCCGAGGCGCGACGCATCGCGGATGCGGCGGGCCACTATCGGTATCCGTATCCCAAGAAATACGGAGGTCAGGACGGCACCAATCTCGGCATGGCCGTGATTCGCGAGCACCTGGCGACCAAGGGGCTCGGGCTCCACAACGATCTGCAAAACGAGCACTCGATCGTCGGGAACAACGTCGGGTTTCTTCTGATGCTCAACTACGGCTCTGAGAAGCAGAAGGCGGAGTGGATCGAAGGACTTCTCGAAGGGCGGATGGGCTTCGCGTTCGGGATCACCGAACCGGAGCATGGTTCCGACGCCACGTACATGGAGACGCATGCAGTTCGGGACGGCGATGAGTGGTGCATCAACGGCGAGAAGACATGGAATACCGGGATCCACAAAGCGAAGTACGATCTCATCTTCGCCCGAACGAGCGGTGAGGCCGGAGACGGACTGGGCATCACGGCGTTTCTCGTCCCGACGGATGCCGCCGGTTTCAAAGTCGAGGAGATGCTCTGGACCTTCAACATGCCGACGGATCACGGCCACATTTCGATGAAGGACGTACGAGTGCCGCACGACGCGATCTTCGGGCAAGAGGGGCGCGGCCTCGGGGTCGTGCAGCACTTCTTCAACGAGAACCGGATCAGGCAAGCTGCCTCGAGCCTCGGCGCCGCGCAGTTCTGCATCAACGAGTCGGTCGAATACGCCAAGGTGCGGGCCCCCTTCGGCAAGCCGCTCGCGACCAATCAGGCGATCCAGTTCCCGTTGGTGGAACTCCAGACTCAGTGCGAGATGCTCCGTGCCCTGGTCCACAAGACGGCGTGGGGCATGGACAAGGACGGCGCGTTCTCGGTCTCCGACAAGGTCTCGATGTGCAACTACTGGGCGAACCGGCTCTGCTGTGAGGCGGCCGATCGCGCGATGCAGGTGCACGGCGGCCTCGGGTACTCGCGTCACAAGCCCTTCGAGCACATCTATCGCCACCACCGCCGGTACCGCATCACCGAGGGGGCGGAGGAGATCCAGATGCGGCGCGTGGCCGGCTATCTGTTCGGCTTCATGAAGCAGCGAGCGCCCAAGGGAGTGGTGGAGGGCTAG